In Mongoliitalea daihaiensis, one DNA window encodes the following:
- a CDS encoding DUF6728 family protein translates to MANSRVKEFFKLGEVGNYILGIFKKPDPNKPTNFNLRMMHGINKISILMFLGAIVFIFIKKVIL, encoded by the coding sequence ATGGCAAATAGCAGAGTTAAAGAGTTTTTTAAACTAGGTGAGGTAGGAAATTATATCTTGGGTATATTTAAAAAGCCAGACCCTAATAAGCCCACAAACTTCAATTTGAGGATGATGCACGGAATCAATAAGATTTCTATTTTGATGTTTTTAGGTGCGATAGTGTTCATTTTTATCAAAAAAGTGATTCTCTAA
- a CDS encoding YdeI/OmpD-associated family protein — translation MIQTENFEKIEVSSSQELRNWLSQHHQQEASVWLVTFKKSIPEKYLSTADVLDELLCFGWIDGIRRKLDDHRTMQLISPRRVEHWAKSYKDRAAKLIEDGKMTEAGLTSIELSKQAGLWNFMDDVDQLIIPEDLLQALRQLEGAETFFHSINDSSKRFVLRWLKLAKTEKTRQARIQQLVELSAKGEKLKGS, via the coding sequence ATGATCCAAACCGAAAATTTTGAGAAAATTGAAGTCAGCTCTAGTCAAGAACTAAGAAACTGGCTTTCCCAACACCACCAACAAGAGGCAAGTGTTTGGTTGGTTACTTTCAAAAAATCTATTCCTGAAAAATACCTTTCTACAGCCGATGTTTTAGATGAGTTGCTTTGTTTTGGCTGGATTGATGGTATCCGAAGAAAACTAGATGATCACCGAACGATGCAATTAATTTCTCCCAGAAGGGTAGAACACTGGGCAAAAAGCTATAAAGACAGGGCTGCAAAATTGATCGAAGATGGAAAAATGACTGAAGCAGGGCTAACATCCATCGAACTTTCCAAGCAAGCAGGTTTATGGAACTTTATGGATGATGTGGACCAATTAATCATCCCTGAAGATTTACTTCAGGCCTTGAGACAACTTGAAGGCGCAGAAACCTTTTTTCATTCGATCAATGACTCTAGCAAACGCTTTGTACTACGCTGGCTAAAATTGGCGAAAACCGAAAAAACTCGACAAGCTAGAATTCAACAACTCGTAGAACTTTCAGCC
- a CDS encoding MmcQ/YjbR family DNA-binding protein, which translates to MDIIYFRNYCLAKKGVIEETPFDVNTLCFKVGGKIFAIIDIELFESVNLKCDPERSVFLREQYDHIIAGYHMNKKHWNTVLFNRSVSDKLILELVDHSYELVFQSLQKKVQLELANP; encoded by the coding sequence TTGGATATCATCTATTTTCGAAACTATTGTCTTGCAAAAAAAGGAGTTATTGAAGAAACTCCTTTTGACGTAAATACGCTATGCTTCAAAGTAGGGGGAAAAATCTTTGCTATTATCGACATTGAGCTTTTTGAATCTGTCAACCTCAAATGTGATCCAGAGAGGTCCGTTTTTTTGAGAGAACAATATGACCATATCATAGCAGGGTATCACATGAATAAGAAACACTGGAATACGGTGTTATTTAACCGTTCTGTTTCTGATAAACTGATCCTTGAATTGGTGGACCACTCATACGAATTGGTCTTTCAATCTTTGCAAAAAAAGGTTCAGCTTGAACTTGCTAACCCATGA